One genomic region from Trueperaceae bacterium encodes:
- the acnA gene encoding aconitate hydratase AcnA, with translation MTNTSKHDTFGAKALLDTGSGEAYFYRLAALQEQGFGRVDRMPFSIKVLLESLVRNEDGFLVTRADIERLAAYDAKRRYEDEIPFMPARVILQDFTGVPAVVDLAALRSAMRRMGGDPDKINPQVPVDLVIDHSVQVDEYDDPLALLHNSQIEFQRNMERYEFLRWGQSAFANFNVVPPASGIVHQVNLEYLARGVLSKPLGDKDVVFPDSLVGTDSHTTMINGLGVVGWGVGGIEAEAVMLGQPYYMVIPEVVGFRLKGKLPEGATATDLVLVVTEMLRKHGVVGKFVEFFGPGMATMTVPDRATLGNMAPEYGATVGFFPVDKETLRYMRQTGRMPDEVEALERYCRANGMWHDPADPEPEFSEVLELDLGTVVPSVAGPKRPQDRIELKDMQTQFQEDLRRPVDKRGFALSAEALERTGHLSFRGVEKDLRHGDVVIAAITSCTNTSNPSVMLAAGLVAKKAAERGLRAKPWVKTSLAPGSKVVTEYLRDTGLLPYLEQVGFYVVGYGCTTCIGNSGPLPPAVVKAVEEGDLVAAAVLSGNRNFEGRINPHVKANYLASPPLVVAYALAGTVDIDIVNDPLGEDDAGDPVYLRDLWPTYADVTERLEAAMNPETFRRMYDGIERSNEAWNAIPVKGGQLFDWDDSSTYIQEPPFFIDMPENPGSIAPVRGARALVKVGDSVTTDHISPAGSIALNSPAGKFLTEHGVTKADFNSYGSRRGNDRVMTRGTFANIRLKNQLAPGTEGGLTTDFTTGEVTSIFEASRNYIAAGIPTIVISGNDYGMGSSRDWAAKGTYLLGVKAVIAKSYERIHRSNLVGMGVLPLQFLDGQGPETLGLDGSETFDIGIDENVAPRARLAVTATKADGTKVEFEVACRLDTPVEVEYYRNGGILHTVLRNLHRSATRATA, from the coding sequence CCCTGCTAGACACGGGCTCGGGCGAGGCCTACTTCTACCGGCTCGCGGCCCTGCAGGAGCAGGGTTTCGGACGCGTAGACAGGATGCCCTTCTCCATCAAGGTCCTGCTCGAGTCGCTGGTGCGCAACGAGGACGGCTTCCTCGTCACCCGGGCCGACATCGAGCGCCTCGCCGCCTACGACGCCAAGAGGCGCTACGAGGACGAGATCCCGTTCATGCCGGCCCGCGTCATCCTGCAGGACTTCACGGGCGTGCCGGCCGTCGTCGACCTGGCTGCCCTGCGCAGCGCCATGCGGCGCATGGGCGGCGACCCCGACAAGATCAACCCGCAGGTGCCCGTCGACCTCGTCATCGACCACTCCGTGCAGGTCGACGAGTACGACGACCCCCTCGCCCTCCTCCACAACTCGCAGATCGAGTTCCAGCGCAACATGGAGCGTTACGAGTTCCTCCGCTGGGGCCAGTCGGCGTTCGCCAACTTCAACGTCGTCCCGCCGGCCTCGGGCATCGTCCACCAGGTCAACCTCGAGTACTTGGCCCGCGGCGTCCTCTCCAAGCCGCTCGGCGACAAGGACGTCGTGTTCCCCGACTCGCTCGTCGGCACCGACAGCCACACGACCATGATCAACGGCCTGGGCGTCGTCGGCTGGGGCGTCGGCGGCATCGAGGCCGAGGCCGTCATGCTCGGCCAGCCCTACTACATGGTGATCCCGGAGGTCGTCGGCTTCCGCCTCAAGGGGAAGCTGCCAGAGGGCGCCACGGCCACCGACCTCGTGCTCGTCGTCACGGAGATGCTCCGCAAGCACGGCGTGGTCGGCAAGTTCGTCGAGTTCTTCGGCCCGGGCATGGCGACCATGACGGTCCCTGATCGCGCCACGCTCGGCAACATGGCCCCCGAGTACGGCGCCACCGTCGGCTTCTTCCCGGTGGACAAGGAGACGCTCCGCTACATGCGCCAGACGGGCCGCATGCCCGACGAGGTCGAGGCGCTCGAGCGCTACTGCCGCGCCAACGGCATGTGGCACGACCCGGCCGACCCGGAGCCCGAGTTCTCCGAGGTCTTGGAGCTCGACCTGGGCACCGTCGTGCCGAGCGTGGCCGGACCGAAGCGCCCGCAGGACCGCATCGAGCTCAAGGACATGCAGACCCAGTTCCAGGAGGACCTGCGGCGCCCCGTCGACAAGCGCGGCTTCGCCTTGAGCGCCGAGGCGTTGGAGCGCACCGGCCACCTCTCGTTCCGCGGCGTCGAGAAGGACCTGAGGCACGGCGACGTCGTGATCGCCGCCATCACGTCCTGCACGAACACGAGCAACCCCTCGGTCATGCTGGCGGCCGGCCTGGTCGCGAAGAAGGCCGCCGAGCGCGGCCTGCGCGCCAAGCCGTGGGTGAAGACGAGCCTCGCCCCCGGCTCCAAGGTCGTCACGGAGTACCTCCGCGACACGGGGCTGCTGCCGTACCTCGAGCAGGTCGGCTTCTACGTCGTCGGCTACGGCTGCACGACGTGCATCGGCAACTCCGGCCCCCTGCCGCCCGCCGTAGTGAAGGCGGTCGAGGAGGGCGACCTCGTGGCCGCGGCCGTGCTCTCCGGCAACCGCAACTTCGAGGGGCGCATCAACCCGCACGTCAAGGCGAACTACCTGGCGAGCCCCCCGCTCGTCGTGGCGTACGCCCTCGCCGGCACGGTGGACATCGACATCGTGAACGACCCGCTCGGCGAGGACGATGCCGGCGACCCCGTCTATCTGCGCGACCTCTGGCCGACCTACGCCGACGTGACCGAGCGCCTCGAGGCCGCCATGAACCCCGAGACGTTCAGGCGCATGTACGACGGCATCGAACGCTCGAACGAGGCCTGGAACGCCATCCCCGTGAAGGGCGGTCAGCTCTTCGACTGGGACGACTCCTCCACCTACATCCAGGAGCCGCCGTTCTTCATCGACATGCCCGAGAACCCGGGAAGCATCGCCCCGGTACGGGGCGCGCGCGCTCTCGTCAAGGTCGGCGACTCCGTGACGACCGACCATATCTCGCCCGCCGGCTCCATCGCGCTGAACAGCCCGGCCGGCAAGTTCCTCACCGAGCACGGCGTTACGAAGGCCGACTTCAACTCGTACGGCTCCCGGCGCGGTAACGACAGGGTGATGACCCGCGGCACGTTCGCCAACATCCGCCTCAAGAACCAGCTGGCGCCCGGCACCGAGGGCGGCCTGACGACCGACTTCACGACAGGCGAGGTCACGAGCATCTTCGAGGCGAGCCGCAACTACATCGCCGCCGGCATCCCGACCATCGTCATCTCGGGCAACGATTACGGTATGGGCTCGAGCCGCGACTGGGCGGCCAAGGGCACGTACCTGCTCGGCGTCAAGGCCGTCATCGCCAAGAGCTACGAGCGCATCCACCGCTCCAACCTGGTCGGGATGGGCGTCCTGCCGCTGCAGTTCCTCGATGGCCAGGGCCCGGAGACGCTCGGGCTCGACGGCAGCGAGACGTTCGACATCGGCATCGACGAGAACGTCGCGCCGCGTGCGCGGCTCGCGGTCACCGCCACCAAGGCGGACGGCACCAAGGTCGAGTTCGAGGTGGCCTGCCGGCTCGACACGCCCGTCGAGGTCGAGTACTACCGCAACGGCGGCATCCTACACACGGTGCTGCGCAACCTGCACCGCTCCGCGACGCGCGCTACGGCCTGA
- a CDS encoding SDR family oxidoreductase: MFRSDLLLDKVVFVTGGGSGLGLAMTRRFLELGANAVIASRRLELLEEQAERLAAEFGRAVLPVALDVRDPEAVGAAFDAAFTRFGKVDALVNNAAGNFISPTEALSHRAFDAVLGIVLHGSVYTTLELGKRWIATGAKGAVLSIAATYAERGSGYVVPSAVAKAGVVSLTRSLAGEWGKYGIRLNAIAPGPFPTEGAWSRLMPTPEIERLFADQVPLGRVGNHAELANLASFLLSDEAGFITGDLVYIDGGESVYNAGEFNVLDAVTPEQWAQLAAARAKTR; encoded by the coding sequence ATGTTCAGGTCTGACCTGCTGCTGGACAAGGTCGTGTTCGTCACGGGTGGGGGCAGCGGACTCGGCCTCGCGATGACCCGCCGCTTCCTCGAGCTGGGCGCGAACGCCGTGATCGCGAGCCGCCGCCTGGAGCTCCTCGAGGAGCAGGCGGAGCGGCTCGCGGCCGAGTTCGGGCGCGCCGTGCTCCCCGTCGCCCTCGACGTCAGGGACCCGGAGGCCGTCGGGGCCGCGTTCGACGCCGCGTTCACCCGGTTCGGCAAGGTGGACGCCCTCGTCAACAACGCCGCCGGGAACTTCATCTCCCCCACCGAGGCCCTGTCGCACCGAGCGTTCGACGCCGTGCTCGGCATCGTGCTGCACGGCAGCGTGTACACGACGCTCGAGCTCGGCAAACGCTGGATAGCGACCGGGGCGAAGGGGGCCGTCCTCTCGATCGCGGCCACCTACGCCGAGCGGGGCTCAGGCTACGTCGTGCCGTCGGCCGTAGCCAAGGCGGGCGTCGTCTCGCTAACGCGCTCGCTGGCGGGAGAGTGGGGCAAGTACGGCATCCGCCTCAACGCCATCGCGCCGGGGCCGTTCCCCACCGAGGGGGCCTGGAGTCGCCTGATGCCGACGCCGGAGATCGAGCGCCTGTTCGCGGACCAGGTGCCGCTCGGGCGCGTCGGGAACCACGCGGAACTCGCCAACCTCGCGAGCTTCCTGCTCTCCGACGAGGCCGGGTTCATCACGGGCGACCTCGTCTACATCGACGGCGGCGAGAGCGTGTACAACGCGGGCGAGTTCAACGTACTGGACGCCGTGACGCCCGAGCAGTGGGCGCAGTTGGCCGCCGCGCGCGCCAAGACGCGCTAG
- a CDS encoding SpoIID/LytB domain-containing protein, whose amino-acid sequence MRLHYHAVRRPAPSVVLLISLLAALLAWSGGSSAAAQTYVAAPTPVRVLLAVTGSVTVSMAGPHSGVVDGRGGFFTPGPLAWPVGARDGQLVVDGHEIGTSLVLDAEGGTLEAFGTHYRGAIRLSAVGDEVEVVNVLDLEAYLRGVVPAEMAASWPMEALKAQAVASRSYTLVSLDPEARYDLCATTDCQVYGGVEAEQPRTDDAVAATTGVVVTYGGATARTYYHSDSGGMIASSREVWGTSYPYLVAVRDAASSTPHRAWTARLDAAAVSASLVAADRGVGTVTALRVLETSESGRVVSLEVAGTGGTTVIGGSQLTSLARGWGLKSMRFSMQGPLSVRGDGWGHGVGMSQYGARALAQAGYDYGRILAYFYPTTTLTRFVAQTP is encoded by the coding sequence ATGCGTCTCCACTACCACGCCGTCCGCCGGCCAGCCCCATCGGTCGTGCTCCTGATCTCGTTGCTGGCGGCGCTCCTGGCGTGGTCCGGCGGCTCTTCCGCCGCGGCGCAGACCTACGTGGCGGCGCCGACGCCCGTGCGGGTCCTGCTGGCCGTGACGGGCAGCGTCACGGTGAGCATGGCGGGCCCACACTCCGGCGTGGTCGACGGCAGGGGAGGGTTCTTCACGCCCGGACCGCTGGCCTGGCCCGTCGGCGCCCGGGACGGCCAGCTCGTCGTCGACGGTCACGAGATCGGCACGTCGCTCGTCCTCGACGCCGAGGGTGGCACCCTCGAGGCGTTCGGGACCCACTACCGGGGCGCGATCCGCCTCAGCGCCGTCGGCGACGAGGTAGAGGTCGTCAACGTCCTCGACCTGGAGGCGTACCTGCGGGGCGTCGTGCCGGCGGAGATGGCCGCCTCGTGGCCCATGGAGGCGCTCAAGGCGCAGGCCGTGGCGTCGCGCTCGTACACGCTGGTCTCGCTCGACCCGGAGGCCCGCTACGACCTATGCGCCACGACGGACTGCCAGGTCTACGGCGGCGTCGAGGCCGAGCAGCCGCGCACGGACGACGCAGTCGCGGCGACGACTGGTGTCGTCGTCACGTACGGCGGCGCCACGGCGCGCACCTACTACCACTCGGACTCGGGCGGCATGATCGCCTCGAGCAGGGAAGTATGGGGCACGAGCTACCCCTACCTAGTGGCCGTGCGGGACGCGGCCTCCAGCACGCCGCACCGGGCGTGGACGGCGCGGCTCGACGCCGCCGCGGTCTCAGCCAGCCTGGTGGCCGCCGACCGGGGCGTCGGGACGGTCACCGCGCTGCGCGTGCTCGAGACGAGCGAGTCGGGCCGGGTCGTGTCGCTCGAGGTCGCCGGCACCGGCGGCACTACGGTCATCGGCGGTAGCCAGCTGACGAGCCTGGCGCGCGGCTGGGGGCTCAAGTCCATGCGCTTCTCCATGCAAGGGCCGCTGAGCGTGCGCGGCGACGGGTGGGGCCACGGCGTGGGCATGAGCCAGTACGGCGCCAGGGCCCTCGCCCAGGCCGGCTACGATTACGGCCGCATCCTGGCGTACTTCTACCCGACGACGACGTTGACGCGCTTCGTAGCGCAGACCCCCTGA
- the rsmI gene encoding 16S rRNA (cytidine(1402)-2'-O)-methyltransferase, which produces MNRAAAKSARLTLVPTPIGNLADVTQRALEALRAAQVVAAEDTRRSRVLLDRYGITTPLERLDAHTIASRAPALLERFERVAFVTDAGTPGISDPGAELVRLAIELGVGVEALPGPTAFVPALVLSGLPTARFTFEGFLPRKGGERGRRLEAIAGSAATSILYEAPQRLVATLADLAEACGSDRQASVSRELTKLHEETRRGSLVELLAHYRGNPARGEVVVVVGPAPEPEADAPGAPAQAAALAGAGVRGRLLREALLALGVPRNEAYRSALAYPDTDP; this is translated from the coding sequence GTGAACCGCGCCGCTGCCAAGAGCGCCCGGCTGACGCTCGTACCGACGCCCATAGGCAACCTGGCCGACGTCACGCAGCGCGCCCTCGAGGCCCTGCGCGCGGCGCAGGTCGTGGCGGCCGAGGACACCCGCAGGAGCCGCGTGCTGCTGGACCGCTACGGCATAACGACGCCCCTCGAACGCCTCGACGCCCACACCATCGCGAGCCGGGCGCCGGCCCTCCTGGAGCGCTTCGAGCGCGTCGCGTTCGTGACCGATGCCGGCACCCCGGGCATCTCCGACCCCGGGGCGGAGCTGGTGCGGCTCGCCATCGAGCTGGGCGTGGGCGTCGAGGCGCTTCCCGGCCCGACGGCGTTCGTCCCCGCCCTCGTCCTCTCGGGCCTCCCTACCGCGCGCTTCACGTTCGAGGGGTTCCTGCCCCGCAAGGGCGGCGAGCGCGGTCGCAGGCTGGAGGCCATCGCGGGTTCCGCCGCCACCTCCATCCTGTACGAGGCACCCCAGCGCCTCGTCGCCACCCTCGCCGACCTGGCCGAAGCGTGCGGTTCCGACCGCCAGGCGAGCGTGAGCCGGGAGCTGACGAAGCTCCACGAGGAGACGCGCAGGGGCAGCCTGGTCGAGCTTCTGGCGCATTACCGCGGCAACCCCGCCCGCGGCGAGGTCGTCGTGGTCGTCGGGCCCGCGCCGGAACCCGAAGCGGACGCGCCCGGCGCGCCCGCGCAGGCCGCCGCCCTGGCCGGCGCCGGGGTTCGCGGTAGGCTGTTGCGCGAAGCGCTGCTCGCCCTGGGCGTGCCCAGGAACGAAGCGTACCGCTCGGCCCTCGCCTACCCGGACACCGACCCTTGA
- the mfd gene encoding transcription-repair coupling factor, which produces MNDTTTQPPASTVEAGGRYLGLGAVARLMLFARSPGPAVLLTTSDRAAVFDDTHVFGALRTVDPTLSDWLERREKVVLTLGHAVMPFPQRPESFALELVEGRSYPREELLTRLVDYGYVRDAAPGFTVRGDTLTIYREPLPEPTGAAAEGDDDDVVFPEAPPGSVRLEFFGAELDALFLAGERAQRVVIAPRALDEVGAGGFTTRLLATLPGTVFLDAPELYPGDLPGATNEWLWGHLAGRDVVSFGRDPLALEERRAGVEALPYYRGKLSDFTSDLHVWLRDGYSVQLLLKFERSGRYLRERVIDAYESHWRNRVEHHPGQVSLAIAPGVQGGYKDEGRREVVLTEELLYGYQGGRKATKLAGKRVGDASQLTVGDYLIHPDHGVGRFVALEARQVVGVVRDYLQLQYAGEGKLYLPVELLPLLRRHPGTTDDPPRLSTLGTNEWARAREKARASAEALAAELIKTYAKRQVSKGTVFPAQPEWDVLIERNCPFTLTPDQAEAVEAVFADMAREVPMERLVSGDVGFGKTEVAIRAAHRAVGNSAQVAVLVPTTVLARQHFETFSERFKGLPVRVEMLSRFSTDAGARATLAGLKDGSVDIVVGTHRLLNEAIEYKNLGLLVVDEEHRFGVGQKERLKNLKANLDVLSLSATPIPRTLYMSLVGLRDVSQIMTPPEGRKPIQTVLQPYDPMVVREAVVFELERGGKVFYIHDRIGSMSMRARTLGQLVPEARIGVAHGQMGEAELEEIMLGFEEGAYDVLLSTTIVESGLDIAGANTLIIERADRLGLAQLYQLRGRVGRRQTEAWAYMLYPGRLTEQAQRRLYAIAELNDLGSGHLLAEKDMEIRGVGNLLGPEQHGHISAVSLEVYTEMLAEEVAKLKGELRAAEVPQVTVDLSVDARLSPAYIQDDAVRINYYGRLAGTGGLAEVNRIAKELREAYGPFPPEVRSFIELTRLRLVAGAKGVVTIKEHMTDVQVALAADVEAIDYDAKRLKALPFQVEPTRYPPGFSVKKRGLKDVEVPGALLELLYLVG; this is translated from the coding sequence GTGAACGACACCACCACGCAGCCTCCCGCCTCCACAGTCGAGGCAGGCGGACGCTACCTCGGCCTGGGCGCCGTCGCCAGGCTCATGCTCTTCGCGCGCTCGCCCGGCCCGGCCGTGCTCCTGACCACGAGCGACCGCGCGGCCGTCTTCGACGACACGCACGTCTTCGGAGCCCTGCGCACCGTCGACCCGACCTTGAGCGACTGGCTCGAGCGCCGGGAGAAGGTCGTGCTGACACTCGGTCACGCGGTGATGCCGTTCCCCCAGCGGCCGGAGTCGTTCGCGCTCGAGCTCGTTGAGGGGCGCAGCTACCCGCGCGAGGAGCTGCTCACGCGCCTCGTCGACTACGGTTACGTCAGGGACGCCGCACCCGGCTTCACCGTCAGGGGCGACACGCTCACGATCTACCGCGAGCCGCTGCCGGAGCCCACCGGGGCCGCGGCGGAGGGCGACGACGATGACGTCGTCTTCCCGGAGGCGCCTCCCGGCAGCGTGCGGCTCGAGTTCTTCGGCGCCGAGCTCGACGCGCTCTTCCTAGCCGGCGAGCGGGCGCAGCGCGTGGTGATCGCGCCCCGCGCCCTCGACGAGGTTGGCGCGGGCGGCTTCACCACGCGCCTGCTCGCCACGCTGCCCGGCACCGTGTTCCTCGACGCGCCGGAGCTCTACCCCGGCGACCTGCCGGGCGCCACCAACGAGTGGCTCTGGGGCCACCTGGCGGGCCGCGACGTCGTGTCGTTCGGCCGCGACCCGCTGGCCCTGGAGGAGCGCCGCGCCGGTGTGGAGGCGCTGCCCTACTACCGCGGCAAGCTGAGCGACTTCACGAGCGACCTCCACGTCTGGCTGCGCGACGGCTACTCCGTGCAGCTCCTGCTGAAGTTCGAGCGGAGCGGCCGTTACCTGCGCGAGCGCGTCATCGACGCCTACGAGTCGCACTGGCGCAACCGCGTCGAGCATCACCCCGGCCAGGTGTCGCTGGCCATCGCGCCCGGCGTCCAGGGCGGCTACAAGGACGAGGGGCGGCGCGAGGTCGTCCTCACCGAGGAGCTCCTGTACGGCTACCAGGGCGGTCGCAAGGCGACGAAGCTCGCCGGCAAGCGGGTCGGCGACGCCTCTCAGCTGACCGTCGGCGACTACCTCATCCACCCCGACCACGGCGTCGGCCGCTTCGTCGCCCTCGAGGCGCGGCAGGTCGTGGGCGTCGTGCGCGACTACCTCCAGCTCCAGTACGCAGGCGAGGGCAAGCTCTACCTGCCGGTCGAGCTGCTGCCGCTCCTCAGGCGCCACCCGGGCACGACCGACGACCCGCCGCGGCTCTCCACCCTCGGGACCAACGAGTGGGCGCGCGCCAGGGAGAAGGCGCGCGCGAGCGCGGAGGCGTTGGCGGCCGAGCTCATCAAGACCTACGCCAAGCGGCAGGTGAGCAAGGGCACGGTGTTCCCGGCCCAACCCGAATGGGACGTCCTCATCGAGCGCAACTGCCCGTTCACGCTCACGCCGGATCAGGCCGAGGCCGTCGAGGCCGTGTTCGCGGACATGGCGCGCGAGGTGCCCATGGAGCGGCTCGTCTCGGGCGACGTCGGCTTCGGCAAGACGGAGGTCGCGATCCGGGCGGCGCATCGTGCCGTCGGCAACTCGGCGCAGGTCGCCGTCCTGGTCCCGACCACGGTGCTCGCGCGCCAACACTTCGAGACGTTCAGCGAGCGTTTCAAGGGCCTGCCCGTGCGGGTCGAGATGCTCTCGCGCTTCTCCACCGACGCGGGCGCGCGGGCTACGCTGGCCGGCCTCAAGGACGGCAGCGTCGACATCGTCGTCGGCACCCACCGGCTCCTCAACGAGGCCATCGAGTACAAGAACCTCGGGCTCCTGGTGGTGGACGAGGAGCACCGTTTCGGCGTCGGGCAGAAGGAGCGGCTCAAGAACCTCAAGGCGAACCTCGACGTCCTCTCGCTCTCCGCCACGCCCATCCCGCGCACGCTCTACATGAGCCTGGTCGGCCTGCGCGACGTGTCGCAGATCATGACGCCGCCCGAGGGGCGCAAGCCCATCCAGACGGTGCTGCAGCCGTACGACCCGATGGTCGTGCGCGAGGCGGTCGTCTTCGAGCTCGAGCGCGGCGGCAAGGTGTTCTACATCCACGACCGCATCGGCTCCATGAGCATGCGCGCCCGCACGCTCGGGCAGCTCGTGCCCGAGGCGCGCATCGGCGTCGCGCACGGGCAGATGGGGGAGGCCGAGTTGGAAGAGATCATGCTCGGTTTCGAGGAGGGCGCCTACGACGTGCTCCTCTCCACGACCATCGTCGAGTCCGGCCTAGACATCGCGGGCGCCAACACGCTCATCATCGAGCGCGCCGACCGTCTGGGCCTCGCCCAGCTCTACCAGCTCAGGGGGCGCGTCGGGCGGCGGCAGACCGAGGCGTGGGCGTACATGCTCTACCCCGGCAGGCTGACCGAGCAGGCCCAGCGGCGGCTGTACGCCATCGCCGAGCTGAACGACCTGGGCTCCGGCCACCTCCTCGCAGAGAAGGACATGGAGATCAGGGGCGTCGGCAACCTGCTGGGGCCGGAGCAACACGGCCACATCAGCGCCGTGTCCCTCGAGGTGTACACGGAGATGCTCGCCGAGGAGGTCGCGAAGCTCAAGGGGGAGCTGCGCGCGGCCGAGGTGCCGCAAGTGACCGTGGACCTGAGCGTCGACGCGCGCCTCAGCCCCGCCTACATCCAGGACGACGCCGTGCGCATCAACTACTACGGCCGGTTGGCCGGCACGGGCGGCCTCGCCGAGGTCAACCGCATCGCCAAGGAGCTGCGGGAGGCGTACGGGCCCTTCCCTCCCGAGGTGCGCTCCTTCATCGAGCTCACGCGCCTCCGCTTGGTAGCAGGGGCCAAGGGCGTCGTCACCATCAAGGAGCACATGACGGACGTGCAGGTCGCGCTCGCCGCGGACGTGGAGGCCATCGACTACGACGCCAAGCGCCTCAAGGCGCTGCCGTTCCAGGTCGAGCCGACGCGCTACCCGCCCGGCTTCAGCGTGAAGAAGCGGGGCCTGAAGGACGTCGAGGTGCCGGGGGCGCTCCTCGAGCTCTTGTACCTGGTCGGCTAG
- a CDS encoding GIY-YIG nuclease family protein, with protein sequence MALAARWRSLERLPAPRGRDAMPGVYELADATKRTLYIGQSARDVPNRIRQHLAKGGCVAQHACYWRYEYSRVPQAEEARLLDEYRAEHGGELPPCNAATPLVRDARRRAAERFGGGDREP encoded by the coding sequence TTGGCGCTAGCCGCCCGCTGGCGGTCGCTCGAGCGGCTCCCGGCCCCGCGCGGCAGGGACGCCATGCCCGGCGTCTACGAGCTGGCCGACGCCACCAAACGCACCCTCTACATCGGCCAGTCGGCGCGCGACGTGCCGAACCGCATCAGGCAGCACCTGGCGAAGGGCGGCTGCGTCGCGCAGCACGCCTGCTACTGGCGCTACGAGTACAGCCGCGTGCCCCAGGCCGAGGAAGCGCGCCTCCTGGACGAGTACCGCGCCGAGCACGGCGGCGAGCTCCCGCCGTGCAACGCGGCCACTCCGCTCGTTCGGGACGCGAGGCGCAGGGCCGCGGAGCGCTTCGGCGGCGGCGACCGCGAGCCCTAG
- the era gene encoding GTPase Era, with translation MSDTTNHETAGDAPGAEGPVTRSGFIAIVGKPNVGKSTLLNTLLGVKVAPITPKPQTTRRGVRGIYTSEDRQLVFVDTPGFHKGGGSALDQAMHREVRDAIVDVDAVLWVVDLRRPPNDEDKSVARLLGSSLGPATPLIIVGNKVDAAKYPEEALRLYKDLAPQARRALAISALNDPKAVYALREDLLDAIQEGPFYFPTDIRSDQSREQWAAELIREAAMIHLREELPYSVAVQVVSWEDAEEGRPIVIAAEIWVEKAGHRRIVIGKGGAMIKEIGKMARKQLEIFLQEKLYLELEVVVRASWREDREALRELGYEP, from the coding sequence TTGAGCGACACCACGAACCACGAGACCGCCGGCGACGCGCCGGGCGCCGAGGGGCCGGTCACGCGCTCCGGCTTCATCGCCATCGTCGGCAAGCCGAACGTCGGCAAGTCGACGCTCCTCAACACGCTGCTCGGGGTCAAGGTGGCGCCCATAACGCCCAAGCCGCAGACCACCCGGCGCGGCGTACGCGGCATCTACACGTCCGAGGACCGCCAGCTCGTGTTCGTCGACACCCCGGGCTTCCACAAGGGCGGCGGCAGCGCGCTCGACCAGGCCATGCACCGCGAGGTGCGCGACGCCATCGTCGACGTCGACGCGGTCCTCTGGGTCGTCGACCTCCGCAGGCCGCCCAACGACGAGGACAAGTCGGTCGCGCGCCTGCTCGGCAGCTCGCTCGGGCCGGCCACGCCCCTGATCATCGTCGGCAACAAGGTGGACGCGGCCAAGTACCCGGAGGAGGCGCTCCGGCTCTACAAGGACCTGGCGCCGCAGGCGCGCCGCGCGCTGGCGATCTCGGCCCTCAACGATCCCAAGGCCGTGTACGCCTTGCGCGAGGACCTCCTCGACGCCATCCAGGAAGGGCCCTTCTACTTCCCGACCGACATCCGCTCCGACCAGTCGCGCGAGCAGTGGGCCGCCGAGCTCATCCGCGAGGCCGCCATGATCCACCTGCGCGAGGAGCTCCCGTACAGCGTCGCGGTGCAGGTCGTGTCGTGGGAGGACGCCGAGGAGGGGCGACCCATCGTGATCGCGGCCGAGATCTGGGTCGAGAAGGCCGGGCACCGCCGCATCGTCATCGGCAAGGGCGGCGCCATGATCAAGGAGATCGGCAAGATGGCGCGCAAGCAGCTCGAGATCTTCCTCCAGGAGAAGCTCTACCTGGAGCTCGAGGTCGTGGTGCGCGCGTCGTGGCGCGAGGACCGCGAGGCCTTGCGCGAACTCGGCTACGAGCCGTGA